The genomic DNA AGAGAGAAGAGAGATTAGTTAATAGTAATTTAAAGTGATTTACTAGGCAAGCCAGAAAAGAAATACATATCAAGAAGGCTTTATAACTGAATACGAAAAACTTTTATAGTTTTGATTTTGATAGGGGGAAGAACTGTGGGTCTAATAATTACAATTTGTTTGTACTGTGTATTCTTTATTTTTCAAGCCTTATACATATTTGTCCCATTATTCACAGTAAAAGGTAATAGATTTAAAGAAAAGCTTGATAAAGAAAAAGGGATGTCGGTTCTAATTCCAGCGTATAATGAAGAAAATATTATTAAAAACTGTATTCAAGCAATCCTTCATGTCGATTATAAAAACTATGAAGCATTTATCATAAATGATGGTTCGACTGATAAAACGATGGAATTGCTTCAATCTTTATTAGTTTTAGAAACTGTAGAAAAAGAAAAAGCAGGGAAACTAAAGCATAAAAAGATAAAGGGGATCTATCAATCAACGGTATACCCAAACATTTATGTAATTGATAAGGAAAATGGTGGAAAAGCAGATTCTTTAAATGCAGGAATTGAATACGCAAAATTTGATAACATTATTACTCTAGATGCGGATAGCTCTTTAGATGTTAACTCTTTACAAGCAATAAATTCAGCTTTCCGTGACGAAAAGGTTATTGCAGCAGGAGGAATGGTTCACATCGGGCAAACGTTCCATGGTGACTATACGAATCCTAAACCATTTTTTAAAGTAAGTAATTTACTTAAATTCCAGTTTATTCAGTACTTAGCGAACTTTTATTTATATAAGATTACTCAAACAAAATTTAATGCGTTAGCAATTATTTCTGGTGCTTTTGGTGTCTTTAAAAAAGATGCATTATTCGAAGTCGGCGGTTATCGGATTACTGTTGGCGAAGATATGGATATCACAATGCGTATCCAACGGTTAATAAAAACAAAATATAAAGACCGAAAAATATTATTTATTCCAGAAGCAGTATGTTTTACAGAAGGACCCGAAACGTTAAGAGATCTATTCAAACAACGGATTCGTTGGCAGAAAGCATTTATTGACTGTATTATTATTTATGGAAAATCATTATTTACCAAATTCGGATTGAGTATGTCGTTGTTCTTGCTAGTAGACTCTTTATTGTTAGGGACTTTGACTGCTTTTCCGACACTGATTATTCCGTTCATTATATTATTTTCAGGTAATGGAGCACATTTAGCACTTATGTTGTTCTGTTTCTCTTTTAGTTTAGGAGTTTTCCAAAGTATCGTTGCGCTCATTATTACAAATAGATATGGCTATAAGTTTAAAGGATTTGATCGAGTAAGACTTAGTTTGTTTGTTCCATTTGAAATTGTCACTTATCGATTTTTAGGTGTGTTATTTAATACATTTGGAACTGTTGGTTATTTTATCAACAAAAATAGCTGGAATAAAGTAGAGCGAGTTGGCACGAACAACCAAACTTATAGCAGCGACCTCTCTTCGGATGGAAAAGTCGTTCCAATTAATCGAAACAAAAAGAAAGTTGGTTAAAAGGGAGGCATAGGAAAAATAAAAAAAGCGTTTAATTATATATTTACAACCGTTTTTCTTTTACATTTTGCTTTTTTAGGAGTGATATTTGCACTAAATTACGAGACAATTGTTCACTCGAAAGTTGCTTTTTCAATGGATAAGAAAATAAAAGTAGAACAAGATGATGAGCTTCGAGATTTTGGACCACTTAAAGAAAACGAGAAGGCGGAAAAAGTTCCTGTCTTAATGTACCATCGAATTATTGCCGATGAGGATCTCACTTCCGTACATCGTGATGAAAATGGCAAAATCTACGATACAATTGTTACTGTAAATCAATTTAAAGAACAGATGAAGTTTCTTCATGACAATAATTTTACTACATTAACGTTAAAAGAATTTGAAGCATTTATGGATAAAAAATTAGATGTGCCAGAAAAAAGTGTATATATTACTTTTGATGACGGGTTCAAAGATAATTATGCAAACGCATATCCAGTTTTAAACGAATATGGTTTTAAAGCGACTATCTTTCTCATTACGGGTAATATTGACAAAAAACCTCGAGACTACGATCCTTCAGATGCACAATACTTAAGTCATGAAGATATTACTAAAGGAAGTAACGTTTTTAATTACGCAAGTCATACACATAAGTTTCATGAAAAAGATGAAAACAATGAAGCATTTTTAGTATCAAAGGATAAAAAATCAATTACAAAGGATTTAGAAAAGAGTATTAAAATTATTGGTGATAATACCGCATTTGCTTATCCTTTTGGAGCCTATGACGATGAAACACTCGATATTTTAAAACAGCAAGGTGTTAAGATCGCCTTTACAGTAATCGACAAAGGGATGGCTCACCCGAGCGATGATTTCCTTCAAATCCCTAGAAGAGGTATATATCCTTCTACTACGATAGATATTTTTAAAAATTTAGTCACCTATGATTAAGATATAAGATATCATTTCATTTAAAGGGACAAGCAGTGCTTGTTCCTTTAAATTCCTATCCTAAATTTATCCTTTTAGTTGAAAGAAGCGAATTTTTTTTCGCGCAAACCTTGGTTTAACTAATTCATTTTTGAGCAAATGGTCGAAAAACAATGGATAGAAAGAAAGCATTGTTTCTAAGTCTTCATATAAAAAATCAGCTTTTTTAGCTACTTTATACATGTCTTTAAAAAACACTTTCGATAATAATAATTTTTCTTTATTCATCTCATATTTTGCCAAAGATCTTAAATAAATTTGCTCTTGTTTGATATGAGCCATTTCATTTTTGATCTCCTTTATTGCGAATAAATGCTTTAATGCATTTTTAGACGCAAGTGGTTTGTACGTATTAATTTGAATGAAAATATCATCTGCTAAATTTAAGACGTCATCCATTTTTTTAGTTTGCTTTGTTCGATGGTCATTTATAATATATAGTTGTTTTTCAAAGCATCCATTTTGTTTTTTTATAAGTGCTGCTTTAATAATAAGAGGGGAGTACAAAGTCGAAAAAGTTTTTTGATAATAAATTTGTAATTTTCTAACTTGTTGTTTAACGATTAAAATAATGATGGTAATTCCAATGATCAGTATAGAAATGAGTAATCCATAAATAGAAAGAGCTTGTTCCATTAAAATAACCACCTTTATTTAGTTTTGAAATGACAAAATAAAACCATTATATTGATATTTATGTTACTAATACCCGTATAGTGATATATGTAAACATTTAAAAAAATTATTTGGAGGATTTATGAAGAAATACGTATTATTCTTTTTAATATGTACAGTTGGGGCAGTGAGTTTATTAATGAAATCGTCCCCTCATAATGAAAAATATAGTGTGTCGTTTTTATATTTCGGAGAAACCGATGAATATGTTAAAATCATCGATCATACACGCGGTAATTTAAATGTGATTTCCCCCCATTATTTCGATTTAAATGATGATGGTACTCTTAAAATAACAGAAAAATATGATGATAGCTTCATAGAAAAAATGAATAGCAGGTCGATAAAAGTCGTACCGTTTATTTCAAATCATTGGGATCAGAAACTAGCAAGAAAAGCATTGAAAAAGAAGGAAAAATTAGCTGGACAACTTGCAGATTTTATTAAAGACAACAATCTTGACGGCATTTCCGTAGATTTTGAAAATTTAACAGAGACAGATAGAAACGATTATGTTGATTTTATTTCATTACTTCGTAAAAAACTTCCAAAAGATAAGGAGATTTCCGTTTGTATTCCCCCGAATCCTCATGGAAATGAAGAAGGTTACTTAGGCTCCTTTCATTATGAAAAGCTTACACCGCTCATTGATCATTATGTGTTAATGACATACGATCAAAGCTATGAAGGGAGTGAGGAAGGACCGGTTGCAAGTCTTCCCTGGGTAGAGAAATCAATTGACTATGTATTATCTCGCCAAGTTCCCCCATCAAAAATAGTAATGGGAATTCCGTTCTACGGCAGAATTTGGTCTGAGGATGGAAACTTTAAAGGTATAAGTATGGGGAACAATTTAATTCAAAAGATGATTAATAGATACCCTGCAGAAGTGTCCTATAATGAAAACCTTCAATCTCCAAAAGTAACGCTAAATATTACGGAGAATAATGAATATTTTATCAAAGGGAAATATCATATTTGGTACGAAGATCAAAAATCAATTACCGCTAAACTTAAGCTTGTCCATAAATATAATTTAAAAGGTGCAGCCAGCTGGGCATTAACACAAGAAACAGAAGAGACGTGGACTTATTTTAAGGATGTATTAAATAATCAACAATAAAAAGGGAAGAGAAACACTCCCTTTTTTTAATATTAATTCATAGTTGACATATGGGAATTATATGATTATAATCATTTTTAATATTAAAAAAAGCTGAATGGTCAACCATAGGCACCTGTAAAATGCAGGGGCCTTTTTTGTTCCATTTTAAAGGGGGAATAAGATAGCGAAAGCTAAATAGAAAAACATGTTTGTCGATGTAGCAAAATCGTAACATTTTCATTCATAACATTCAAATCGGAGAAAAAAGACATTACTAGAAAAAGAGTAAACAAACACAAATTACGTTCATGCATTCGCAAGGATCATGGCAGCAATCAAAACGATTGGTGGGGAGAATATAAAATGGCAGAAAATTACCGGTTAGCAACTTTAAACGATGCAGAAAATCTTTTACAGCTAACATTGAGAGCTTATGAACCAATTCGCGAGCTTGATTTGAAATTTCCAGCAGCAACCGCAAATATTGATTTAGTGCAACAAAATATTGATAAAAACGCTTGTTATTTATTGGAGGTGGATGGAGAACTTGTTGCAACAATTACGATTCAGTTCCCTTGGGGAGACAACTCAGTCAAGCTGGATATTCCTTATATTTGGTGGTTCGCTGTAGATCCAGGTTGGGGAAAGCAAGGCTTCGGTTCGAAATTATTAGCATGGACGGAACTATACATTAGGGATAATCTTAAAGCTCCAGCAGTTTCATTGGCGACATCTGATCGTCACCCGTGGCTTGTAGCAATGTATGAGCGAAAAGGGTATGAACGGGCTTTTGAAAAGGATTTTGGCAAAGATGGAAAAGTTGTTTATCTTAAAAAGGTTCTTCGCCCGAAGGCTATACAACAGCAACTTATAAAAGAATAAAAAATACTGATTCAAACAGGAGGGGGAAGAGATCATGGGGGAATTATTTTTACCTAATTTAGAAAAAAAGCTGGTGAGTATTCGCCGTAAACTTCATCAATATCCAGAGTTATCTAATGAAGAATTTGAAACAACAAACGATCAAAAAAGCTGGCTTGAGGAAGTCGGAATTGAAATAGTCGAATCAAGCTTAAAAACAGGGGTAATAGCAGAAATATCCGGAAAAAAGAAAGCACCGATTGTTGCTGTCCGTGCTGATATTGATGCTCTTCCGATTACTGAGGAGACAGGGCTATCTTTTGCATCAAAGATCCATGGTAAGATGCACGCTTGCGGACATGATTATCATACAGCTGCTTTAATAGGCGCGGCGTATTTATTGAAACAAAAGGAATGTGACTTAAAGGGAACGGTCCGATTTATTTTTCAACCTGCTGAAGAAATCGGCGGAGGGGCTTTAAAAGTATTAGCATCAGGAGCTTTAAAAAATGTCTCAGCTATTTTAGGTTTACACAACAAACCGGATTTGCCAGTCGGAACAGTCGGGATTAAATCAGGGGCTCTAATGGCAAGTGTTGACCATTTTGAAATTAAAATTGAAGGGATTGGGACACATGCAGCGGTTCCTCATGCAGGGATTGATCCGATTGTGACAGCTTCCGAAATGATTATGGCACTACAAACAATTGTGAGCAGGAAATTAAGCCCGTTTCACAACGTTGTCATCAGTGTTGCTCAAATCAGATCTGGACATACATGG from Bacillus aquiflavi includes the following:
- a CDS encoding glycosyltransferase family 2 protein → MGLIITICLYCVFFIFQALYIFVPLFTVKGNRFKEKLDKEKGMSVLIPAYNEENIIKNCIQAILHVDYKNYEAFIINDGSTDKTMELLQSLLVLETVEKEKAGKLKHKKIKGIYQSTVYPNIYVIDKENGGKADSLNAGIEYAKFDNIITLDADSSLDVNSLQAINSAFRDEKVIAAGGMVHIGQTFHGDYTNPKPFFKVSNLLKFQFIQYLANFYLYKITQTKFNALAIISGAFGVFKKDALFEVGGYRITVGEDMDITMRIQRLIKTKYKDRKILFIPEAVCFTEGPETLRDLFKQRIRWQKAFIDCIIIYGKSLFTKFGLSMSLFLLVDSLLLGTLTAFPTLIIPFIILFSGNGAHLALMLFCFSFSLGVFQSIVALIITNRYGYKFKGFDRVRLSLFVPFEIVTYRFLGVLFNTFGTVGYFINKNSWNKVERVGTNNQTYSSDLSSDGKVVPINRNKKKVG
- a CDS encoding polysaccharide deacetylase family protein, encoding MDKKIKVEQDDELRDFGPLKENEKAEKVPVLMYHRIIADEDLTSVHRDENGKIYDTIVTVNQFKEQMKFLHDNNFTTLTLKEFEAFMDKKLDVPEKSVYITFDDGFKDNYANAYPVLNEYGFKATIFLITGNIDKKPRDYDPSDAQYLSHEDITKGSNVFNYASHTHKFHEKDENNEAFLVSKDKKSITKDLEKSIKIIGDNTAFAYPFGAYDDETLDILKQQGVKIAFTVIDKGMAHPSDDFLQIPRRGIYPSTTIDIFKNLVTYD
- a CDS encoding glycosyl hydrolase family 18 protein, whose translation is MKKYVLFFLICTVGAVSLLMKSSPHNEKYSVSFLYFGETDEYVKIIDHTRGNLNVISPHYFDLNDDGTLKITEKYDDSFIEKMNSRSIKVVPFISNHWDQKLARKALKKKEKLAGQLADFIKDNNLDGISVDFENLTETDRNDYVDFISLLRKKLPKDKEISVCIPPNPHGNEEGYLGSFHYEKLTPLIDHYVLMTYDQSYEGSEEGPVASLPWVEKSIDYVLSRQVPPSKIVMGIPFYGRIWSEDGNFKGISMGNNLIQKMINRYPAEVSYNENLQSPKVTLNITENNEYFIKGKYHIWYEDQKSITAKLKLVHKYNLKGAASWALTQETEETWTYFKDVLNNQQ
- a CDS encoding GNAT family N-acetyltransferase — protein: MAENYRLATLNDAENLLQLTLRAYEPIRELDLKFPAATANIDLVQQNIDKNACYLLEVDGELVATITIQFPWGDNSVKLDIPYIWWFAVDPGWGKQGFGSKLLAWTELYIRDNLKAPAVSLATSDRHPWLVAMYERKGYERAFEKDFGKDGKVVYLKKVLRPKAIQQQLIKE
- a CDS encoding amidohydrolase — protein: MGELFLPNLEKKLVSIRRKLHQYPELSNEEFETTNDQKSWLEEVGIEIVESSLKTGVIAEISGKKKAPIVAVRADIDALPITEETGLSFASKIHGKMHACGHDYHTAALIGAAYLLKQKECDLKGTVRFIFQPAEEIGGGALKVLASGALKNVSAILGLHNKPDLPVGTVGIKSGALMASVDHFEIKIEGIGTHAAVPHAGIDPIVTASEMIMALQTIVSRKLSPFHNVVISVAQIRSGHTWNVISNSAHLEGTVRTFQEDIREKIPGLMKQIIEGVAVAHGARAVLRWYPGPPPVNNDEKLTKLAIKTAEKLKLKVVDPIPSMAGEDFAFYQKEVPSSFVFMGTSGTKEWHHPAFTLDERALSISAHYLKKVAVSTLTEFNVSSDDDGME